In Intestinibacillus sp. Marseille-P6563, a single genomic region encodes these proteins:
- a CDS encoding TrmH family RNA methyltransferase, whose translation MTTVIESKQNTTLRHLARLAREKKYRQGAGEMVCEGGKMLGEALGSGVRIRTVLLRSGEAFPADVCADIDRAAAQGARIFETSASLFAQASDVETPQGLLFACEPPHRLADDLPQTLSGAVLLDGVQDPGNLGTILRTADAFGLDAVILCEGCTDWTAPKVVRATMGAAFRQPVYRMPLGEAMAALRARGLPIYAAALDTDSVPVTEVPLSSAAVIVGNEGRGVTQQALEQSDRKVIIPMAGRAESLNAGVAAAILIWEMTKGAPR comes from the coding sequence ATGACGACGGTCATTGAAAGCAAACAGAATACCACGCTGCGCCATTTGGCGCGTCTGGCGCGCGAAAAGAAATACCGCCAGGGCGCCGGGGAAATGGTGTGCGAGGGCGGCAAGATGCTCGGGGAAGCCCTGGGGTCTGGGGTGCGCATCCGCACCGTGCTGCTGCGCTCCGGGGAGGCGTTTCCGGCCGACGTGTGTGCCGACATCGACCGCGCCGCGGCGCAGGGCGCCCGCATTTTTGAAACCAGCGCGTCGCTGTTTGCGCAGGCCTCCGATGTGGAGACCCCGCAAGGTCTGCTCTTTGCCTGCGAACCGCCGCACCGCCTGGCCGATGACCTGCCGCAAACGCTTTCGGGCGCGGTCCTGCTGGATGGCGTGCAGGACCCCGGCAATCTGGGCACCATCCTGCGTACTGCCGATGCCTTTGGACTGGATGCGGTCATCCTGTGCGAAGGCTGCACCGACTGGACGGCCCCGAAGGTCGTGCGTGCGACCATGGGCGCAGCCTTCCGGCAGCCGGTATACCGCATGCCGCTGGGCGAAGCCATGGCGGCTCTGCGGGCGCGTGGACTGCCTATTTATGCGGCGGCACTGGACACCGACAGCGTCCCGGTCACCGAGGTGCCGCTGTCGTCCGCGGCAGTGATCGTCGGCAATGAGGGCCGGGGCGTGACCCAGCAGGCGCTCGAACAGAGCGACCGCAAAGTCATCATCCCCATGGCCGGTCGGGCCGAATCGCTCAACGCCGGTGTGGCGGCTGCCATCCTCATCTGGGAGATGACCAAGGGGGCGCCGCGATGA
- the dprA gene encoding DNA-processing protein DprA — translation MNRAAYWLWLAAKDGMTALAKNQLLSRFGTPEHLYAMTRAEWEALPGLTRKQIDALSDKSLERARAIAFDCEKLHIQIITQADSAYPDILRSIPDPPLVLYVKGTLPDLEGVPGVGVVGTRKASPYGLLAANEFGKGLARAGFTVVSGMALGADAAAARGALEAGGKTIAVLAGGLNICYPPQNNFLMGDIQLSGAVISENPPGTPHDGFRFPIRNRIISGLSRGVLIVEAPKRSGALITAHLALDQGREVFAIPGTIHAPNSVGCNQLIRDGEAALVMRPGDIAQALGHVARRAPAISTPPAPLPAHDLWDKIQQYTEQPETPAEPKPAGPPKIPDSVNDTQREILQAVLDGAETPEEILEKTDLPAARVMTELTMLELDGILGRKNGAIVRKF, via the coding sequence ATGAACCGGGCCGCGTATTGGCTCTGGCTGGCCGCCAAGGACGGCATGACCGCCCTGGCAAAAAACCAGCTGCTGAGCCGTTTCGGCACCCCCGAACACCTTTATGCGATGACGCGCGCCGAATGGGAAGCCCTGCCGGGGCTGACCCGCAAGCAAATCGACGCTTTGAGCGACAAAAGTTTGGAGCGCGCCCGCGCCATTGCATTCGACTGCGAAAAGTTACACATTCAGATCATCACACAGGCCGATTCGGCCTATCCGGATATTCTGCGCAGCATCCCCGACCCGCCGCTCGTGCTGTACGTCAAAGGCACGCTGCCCGATTTGGAGGGCGTGCCCGGCGTGGGCGTGGTAGGCACCCGCAAAGCGTCGCCCTATGGCCTGCTGGCGGCCAACGAATTCGGCAAGGGCTTGGCCCGGGCTGGGTTTACGGTCGTATCCGGCATGGCGCTGGGCGCCGATGCCGCCGCGGCCCGCGGGGCACTCGAAGCAGGCGGCAAGACCATTGCCGTGCTGGCCGGTGGCCTGAATATCTGTTATCCCCCGCAAAACAATTTCTTGATGGGCGATATCCAGCTGTCCGGGGCGGTCATCAGCGAAAATCCGCCCGGCACCCCGCACGACGGCTTCCGGTTCCCCATCCGCAACCGCATCATCAGCGGTTTGTCCCGCGGCGTTTTGATCGTGGAAGCGCCCAAGCGTTCGGGCGCGCTCATCACCGCCCATCTGGCACTTGATCAGGGCCGCGAAGTGTTTGCCATTCCTGGCACCATCCATGCGCCGAATTCGGTGGGCTGCAATCAGCTCATCCGCGACGGCGAAGCCGCGCTGGTCATGCGGCCGGGCGACATCGCCCAGGCACTCGGCCATGTAGCGCGGCGCGCCCCGGCGATCTCCACCCCGCCGGCGCCTCTGCCGGCTCATGATCTGTGGGATAAAATCCAGCAGTACACCGAACAGCCTGAAACGCCCGCAGAGCCCAAACCGGCAGGCCCGCCCAAAATCCCGGATTCGGTGAACGATACCCAGCGCGAAATTTTGCAAGCTGTGCTCGACGGCGCAGAAACGCCCGAAGAGATTTTGGAAAAGACCGACCTGCCCGCCGCCCGGGTCATGACCGAACTGACCATGCTCGAGCTGGACGGTATCCTGGGCCGGAAAAACGGCGCCATTGTGCGCAAATTTTAA
- the lysS gene encoding lysine--tRNA ligase yields the protein MAHEQKAAEPTQAELNELLRIRREKLAELQSAGNDPFEQVRFDRTNFTTDIKDHFDEMEGKTVRLAGRMMSKRIMGKASFADLADRFGRLQMYVKRDELGDEPYKAFKKMDIGDLVGIEGTVFRTQKGEISVMVSQMTLLSKNLIPLPEKWHGLKDTDMRYRQRYVDLIVNPEVRDTFEKRSKIVREIRNFMDSRGFMEVETPCLNTIPGGAAARPFITHHNALDIDMYMRIATELHLKRLIVGGLEQVYEIGRIFRNEGMDTRHNPEFTTIELYQAYTDYHGMMDITEDMVVHVCEKVLGTTKVTYQGTELDFSKGWKRMTMADAVKEYAGLDFMNMSPEEALEAVKAKGLTPEKGKESWGDLLAFCYEEFVEENLMQPTFITDYPVEVSPLAKRKPSDPRLTERFECFVYGRELCNAFSELNDPIDQRGRFERQVALRAAGDDEANMMDDDFITALEYGMPPTGGMGMGIDRLVMFLTDSASIRDVLLFPTMKPLGD from the coding sequence ATGGCACACGAGCAGAAGGCCGCGGAACCGACGCAGGCTGAACTAAATGAACTGCTGCGCATCCGCCGTGAAAAGCTGGCGGAACTTCAGTCGGCAGGCAACGACCCCTTTGAGCAGGTGCGTTTTGACCGCACCAACTTTACGACCGATATCAAAGACCACTTCGACGAGATGGAAGGTAAGACCGTCCGTCTGGCCGGCCGCATGATGAGCAAGCGCATCATGGGTAAGGCATCGTTTGCCGATCTGGCTGACCGCTTTGGCCGGCTTCAGATGTACGTCAAGCGCGACGAACTGGGCGACGAACCCTATAAGGCATTTAAGAAAATGGACATCGGCGATTTGGTCGGTATCGAGGGCACCGTATTCCGCACCCAGAAGGGCGAGATTTCGGTCATGGTTTCCCAGATGACCCTGCTGTCCAAGAACCTCATCCCGCTGCCCGAAAAGTGGCACGGCCTGAAGGATACCGACATGCGCTATCGGCAGCGCTATGTGGATTTGATCGTCAATCCCGAGGTGCGCGACACCTTTGAAAAGCGCTCCAAGATCGTGCGCGAGATCCGCAACTTCATGGACTCCCGCGGGTTCATGGAAGTGGAAACCCCCTGCCTGAACACCATTCCGGGCGGCGCGGCAGCCCGTCCGTTCATCACCCATCACAATGCGCTCGACATTGATATGTACATGCGCATTGCGACCGAGCTGCACTTAAAGCGCCTGATCGTCGGCGGTTTGGAGCAGGTCTATGAGATCGGTCGTATCTTCCGCAACGAGGGTATGGACACCCGTCACAACCCGGAATTTACCACCATCGAACTGTATCAGGCCTACACCGATTACCACGGCATGATGGACATCACCGAAGATATGGTGGTTCACGTGTGTGAAAAGGTGCTGGGCACCACCAAGGTGACCTATCAGGGCACCGAACTCGACTTCTCCAAGGGCTGGAAGCGCATGACCATGGCCGACGCGGTCAAGGAATACGCGGGTCTGGACTTCATGAACATGAGCCCCGAAGAGGCGCTTGAGGCCGTCAAGGCCAAGGGCCTGACCCCCGAAAAGGGCAAGGAAAGCTGGGGCGACCTGCTTGCCTTCTGCTATGAGGAGTTCGTCGAGGAAAATCTGATGCAGCCGACCTTCATCACCGACTATCCGGTCGAAGTATCGCCGCTGGCCAAGCGTAAGCCGTCCGACCCGCGTCTGACTGAGCGGTTCGAATGCTTTGTCTATGGCCGTGAATTGTGTAACGCATTTTCCGAGCTCAACGACCCGATCGATCAGCGTGGTCGCTTTGAGCGTCAGGTCGCGCTGCGGGCTGCGGGCGATGACGAGGCGAACATGATGGACGATGATTTCATCACCGCTCTGGAGTACGGCATGCCGCCCACAGGCGGTATGGGCATGGGCATTGACCGTCTGGTCATGTTCCTGACCGATTCGGCATCCATCCGTGACGTCCTCCTGTTCCCGACGATGAAGCCGCTTGGCGACTGA
- the greA gene encoding transcription elongation factor GreA: MAKEIKLSQESLDNYKEELEYLKTTRADEVAEQLKEARSFGDLSENAEYDEAKNEQGKLYSRIAELEEIIKHAVVVTGDTYAADEVSPGCYFVVEDLEFGDREEYHFVGSQEADPMDGKISDESPFGKAVLGHKVGEIVEVDAPVGTVKYKIVDMKK, encoded by the coding sequence ATGGCTAAGGAAATCAAACTGTCCCAGGAGAGTCTGGACAATTACAAGGAAGAGCTCGAATACCTCAAAACGACCCGCGCGGACGAAGTTGCCGAGCAGCTGAAAGAAGCGCGTTCGTTCGGCGACCTTTCGGAAAACGCCGAGTACGACGAAGCCAAAAACGAACAGGGCAAACTGTACTCCCGCATCGCCGAACTGGAAGAAATCATCAAGCATGCGGTCGTTGTGACCGGCGACACCTACGCGGCAGACGAAGTTTCGCCGGGCTGCTACTTTGTCGTCGAGGACCTGGAATTTGGCGACCGGGAAGAATATCACTTTGTCGGCTCGCAGGAAGCCGACCCGATGGACGGCAAGATTTCGGATGAATCGCCGTTCGGCAAGGCTGTGCTGGGCCACAAGGTGGGCGAGATCGTTGAGGTTGATGCTCCGGTCGGCACGGTGAAGTATAAGATCGTAGATATGAAGAAGTAA